A single window of Drosophila suzukii chromosome 3, CBGP_Dsuzu_IsoJpt1.0, whole genome shotgun sequence DNA harbors:
- the LOC139352807 gene encoding uncharacterized protein, whose translation MHDIYQVMVSEVQELDNTLIFHTKIPLVDEEEYDVYQLTPIPVATQDHIIATETETKYLAISDHRDRHFALTVEELNQCTKMSKGPMLCNIKQTTLGPAHEQFQCALAAVQSEQKSSCKPERINTTSIWYPLDAPNAWIFATTQEVTLTYVCGEERGKLQVHNNGIVTMNADCIARSPVVKLQGRPALRSTIEKKPATISTHSFKSPIQERQQYTTIRSNTTSSLKHLQGEVHQLQEQLDRGESEATTNTQVNYVNPISIAAGLVILLLLAAICLLIRKGKHTRICQQENGSEQSVTSPIPMSRVKTLTTTE comes from the coding sequence ATGCATGATATCTATCAAGTGATGGTATCAGAAGTCCAGGAATTGGACAACACCCTCATATTTCATACTAAAATACCATTAGTGGACGAAGAGGAGTACGACGTGTATCAATTAACGCCAATTCCAGTAGCCACCCAAGATCACATAATCGCAACGGAGACAGAGACCAAATATCTAGCGATTAGTGATCATCGAGATCGACACTTCGCACTTACTGTGGAAGAGCTGAACCAATGCACGAAGATGTCAAAGGGACCAATGCTGTGCAATATAAAACAAACGACGTTGGGTCCCGCGCACGAACAGTTCCAATGCGCCCTAGCAGCCGTTCAATCTGAACAAAAATCCAGCTGCAAACCCGAAAGGATTAACACGACAAGCATATGGTACCCTCTTGATGCTCCAAATGCTTGGATTTTTGCTACAACACAAGAAGTAACATTAACCTATGTGTGCGGGGAGGAACGAGGAAAATTACAAGTGCATAATAATGGAATCGTGACAATGAATGCGGACTGCATTGCAAGAAGTCCAGTGGTTAAACTACAGGGACGACCAGCGTTAAGATCGACAATAGAGAAAAAACCAGCTACAATTAGTACTCATTCGTTCAAGAGTCCAATACAGGAGAGGCAGCAATACACGACCATACGTAGCAATACAACAAGCAGTCTAAAGCATCTGCAGGGAGAAGTCCATCAACTTCAGGAGCAGCTAGACAGAGGGGAGTCGGAGGCAACCACGAATACGCAGGTGAACTACGTTAACCCAATCTCCATTGCGGCAGGGCTCGTAATATTACTGTTGCTAGCAGCAATTTGTCTTCTCATCAGAAAAGGTAAACATACAAGAATATGTCAACAAGAGAACGGCTCGGAACAAAGCGTCACTTCCCCAATACCTATGAGTCGGGTGAAAACGCTGACGACCACAgaatga